In the genome of Candidatus Ornithobacterium hominis, the window AGAAAAAATCTATTTAATCATTATTATCTTACTCTTGTTGTAGCGCCACCAAAACAGCTAATGCTAACAGATTCACCTTTTTTCTTACCATTTTGGAAGGCCATTTCTTGATTTGGTGCAGTGGCTTCATAGCTGTTTGCTGCTTTTCTGGCCCAAGAGCAAGATCTACTATCTACAGCACAAGCCTTATTGGCATAGTCAGCTGCTACCCAGTAGGCGCTTAGTTTCTCAAATTGAGAAGATCCACAACTGTTGGCGTTTGACCCAAAAATACCAGCAATTAATTGATATGGAGCACCAAATCCTGGTTTGTAGTTTGCTGCTCTTTTGGCCCAGCTTACAGCGTTAGATAAATTCCCTGTTTTCTGATAACTCAATGCAATATAATAGGCAACATCACCTTTGGTTGTGCCGCTTACTTGGTCTATTGCTTTTTGGAAACTAGTAATTGCGCCGCTATAATTTCCAGCTTTAAATTTTCTAGCACCATCAGCATAGTCAGAGCCAATCGTGCTTGAGGTGTTATTGCTTGATGAGGCAACGCTGATATCCTCTTGAGGATTTTGTTTCTTCCATACGATTTTGTATTGATCCTCTATCGTTTGCATGATGGGTAAATCATAGCAATCATTGCTTGCTAAAGAGGCGTATGATTCTTTCAGCCACTCGATACTGTCTTTGTTGGCCTCAAAGTTATTGATAAACATTGGAGCGATGTTGTCACAAGTTGTATATTCCTTCAGAATTGCTTCCATAGATTGGTTAACATCCACAAAAACATTTTTTGCAGACTGCGCATTTTCCATAATTTGTTGTTCTGCGGCAGTTAATTGATTTTGAGGATTAATTTTTTGAATACTGTCTAGTTTTTCAGCCAACTTTCCATATTCGATAGAGCGAAGCTCAATATTGTCTTCCGCCACTTTTTTGGTTTTGAAGTAAACATCTAAGGCTTGATTAAAGTCAATTTTATCTTCGTTTAAAAGTTCTAAAGCTGTAGTATAATACAGTAAAACGGTATTGGCAGAAACTTTCTGAGTATCTTCACTAGAGTTAAATAATTTAGTAAAGGCATCATAAGCTTGCTGCTTATCAATCAAATTATAATTAAGCATATAGGAGATACGCTCACCTTCCCAAAAGGCTTTTTTATCTTCTGCAAAGTACTGAATTCTCTTATCTAGTAAGTCAATTAAATCCTGAGCATATTTTTTCTTATCAGCCTCATTAGTTGCATCTTTAGCCAATTCATCCAAAATGATTTCGCCAAAGTTGTAATAATTTACTTTTTCAGAAGCGCAATTTTGTAAAGCCTCTTTCAAGATTGGGTATGCTTCTTTGTAATTTTTAGTTTGAACTTGCTTATTCAATTTAATTTCGTAGGTATCACAATTTTGTGCTTGAATAGACTGATAGCCTAAAAAAAACATTGCTAAACCAAGTATAAATAATTTTCTCATTTTTTATAGGTTTAAATAATTAATCATATTTTCTTTTTTGGAACCACGTGTCGCTCAAATTAAAACCTAAGCGTAAGTTCGCAAAGCTTTCTTTTATCAGGTTATTTTCTTTCGTTCCTTGTTGCCCCAATTCAATGCCAATGTTCAACTCAGAAGGGTCGCTCGATTTCCCCATAGGTAACCCAAGCCCAAAAGTAATGCCATAACGATTTATTTGCTGATTGTTAATCTCAAAAGGCATATTTTCATAGAAGCCACCAAATCGATAGGTTACTCGCTGGAAATAGTTCCTAAAGCTATTAAACTGAGGTGTGTAATAGCCCCCGAGCCCTAATCTTAGACGGTCTTTAGAATTATGTTTTTGGTTGATGAAATTTAGTTCTGAAGTTTTTTCCCAATCCACTTGAGCTCCAACCAACCACTTTAAATCTCTCCCATAGCTTAGCGCAAGAGAAGCCTGCTGAGGGAATTTCACATCTTCATTGCTGGATTTTTCGTAGATAATATCTTTATTGATAGGTGCTGAACCTAAAGATATTAGCTGATAAGTACTTAGTTGGTAAGACTGCGTTGACTTCAATTTGTTGCCCAAGCCGTAAGTTGCCCCAGCAAAAAATCGCTGATTTTCACCTACTTTTTTATTAAAAGCTAAACCAGCAGTCAAATTAAACCCCTTCAGTTCATCTTCATAAGTATAGTCTGTAAGTAGTTGCGTATTCTGAACAGAGAAAACTTCATTTCTTTTTAATTTCCCAAAGAGGTAATCAGCACGTAAGCCCACAGCAAAATTTTGATTAACATTATAAGAGAGAAAGGCATTTAAACTGTTGATTCCGCCATCGCCTTTGTATAAGTTAACTTTCTGTGGATTGCTCTCCAAATCATAAATTCCAGCCTTGTAGCCTACGGAAGAGTAAGGCTGAAAACCAATTCCACCACGGAATTTTAGCCCCATTGGGAAGGCTAGATGAACCTTAGATAAATAAGTTGAACTTCTAGAAGACTCATTCTGCTTATCGGCAAACCGAGAAAAATTGGCTGCGCCTTCAAAGCTAAATGTTGTGTAAAACAAATTATTATTAGCCGCAGGGTTAGAAAAATTAGCCTCGTTCCCGTAAGGGGATAGATAGGAAGTACTAACACCTCCCATGCCAAATGTAGAAGCTCCATGATTGAATATTTTATCGCCATAACCCAAAGAAGAATAAGGAGATATGGAAATATCTTGTGCCGTTAGTGTAAACGTAACCAAGGTTAGCAGGAAGCAACTTATGTATTTGCTCATATGAAAAATTTATTGCGTAGGTGCAAATATGCTAAATATGCTTAAAAATTAAAAATGTTAGATTGTATTTGTGCGTTAAAAAAACGTAATTTCTTCAAGCTTTTCAAAAAAAATTAAGGCTTAGAAAAAAATAGAGTTAAATTCGTGGGTAAAATTAGCATAAAATATTCGTAACTTTAAGCCATGAGTAGACTATACAGCTTTGGATTTTATAACCTAGAAAATTTATTTGATACGGTAGATGACCCACAGGCTAAAATTATGATTTTTGGCGACTTTAATTCCAATCCAGAAGATGAAACGTTAAAAAAACACTTTAAAACCACAGGTTATTTTCAAAATCAAGAACCTTACGAGTTTTATAACCCCATGGAATTAATGCGAAAAGAGGGGAAATACACGACAAAACACCGAGATACTTGGATATTGTATGATCAAATGCTTTTTTCAAAAGGCTTTTATTTAGATGAAAAAATTCGCTTAATTTCAAGTCATGTTTTCAATCCTTATTTTTTACAAGAATGGAATAGGAAATATCACGGGGAACCATTCAGAACCTATGTAGGGAGAAAATACCTAGGCGGGTACAGCGACCATTTCCCCATTTATACAATTTTTAAAATTTAAAAAAATGAAAGAATATTTAGATTCAACGTATTTAAAAACCCCTGAACAGTCAGATCTATCAGTGCAAGAAACCGAGCAAAGAGTCGTTGATTTAGTTCAAGAAGCCATTGAAAATAGATTCAAAGCAGTAATGATTCGCCCTGGCTATGTGAAATTGGCAAAAAAAATAGTAGACAAGGCACAGAGTCGAGTGAAAGTGGGAACGGTAATTGGATTTCATGAGGGAATCAATACCATCAAAGAAAAAATTCAAGAAGCAGAGCGAGCCATAGATGATGGTGCAGATGAGTTGGATTTTGTTCTGAATTTTCAGCAACTGAAAAATGGAAATTTAGATTTCGTGAAAGAAGAAGTGAAGACTGGAAATGACCTGGTGTTGAACAAAGGACGCGTTATCAAATGGATAATAGAAACTGCTGCTTTGACTGATGAGCAAATAGCAGAAGCAAGTGAACTAATCAGAGAAGTAACTTTAGAGTATTTACCAAGCAAAACAGATGAGGTTTTTGTGAAATCTTCCACAGGATTCTATACTACAAAAGATGGAAGCCCCAATGGAGCTACGCCTCACGCTATAGAAATTATGCTGAAACACGCACATCCGCTGCCAGTGAAAGCGGCTGGAGGCATCAGAAATGTGGAAGAGGCCAAAAAACTGATAAGAATGGGCGTAAAACGCTTGGGGACTTCATCTGCCAAAGAAATCGTAGATGGAAACGAGGTGGAAGGTTATTAAAATTAGAATTTTTAGCGAGAAAATTTTTAAAGCCTTAGAAAATTAAGAAAAAAAACGAGGAATAAAGCAACCACTTCTTGCCGTTGCTTAAGCGTGATTTACGTTCATTAAACATTGAAAGTGAATACTTTGTCTAAGTTTAACTAAACCCTAAAAAGAAGAGAATTTTTTTGAAAGAAGTGTATTCTTAAAATTCCTAAAACACAGATAGAATAGCTATATTTGTGAGCTTAAGAATTAGATATGAGTTTAGTAACAGTAGGATCGGTTGCTTTTGATGAAATTATTACTCCGTTTGGCGAAAGTGGTAAAATTTTGGGTGGAGCCGGCACGTTCATTAGTTTAGCAGCATCATTATTGGGTGTTGAAAACGTCTTAGTTTCTGTCGTAGGAGAAGATTTTCCGCAGAAGAATTTGGATTTTTTGGTAGAAAAAGGCATTGATATTAGCGGAATTGAAATAAAGGAAGGCGAAAAAACTTTCTTCTGGAAAGGGCAATACCACAATGATATGAACTCGCGAGACACACTCGTCACCGAGCTGAATTCTTTGGGGAATTTTCAGCCCAAAGTTCCTGCCAATTGGCGAAATCCAGAAGTACTGATGTTGGGTAATTTGCATCCTTTGGTGCAGGAGTCCGTTTTGAATCAAGTAGAAAAACCTCGTTTGGTAGTTCTGGATACGATGAATTTTTGGATGGATTCGGCTTGGGATGATTTGCTAAAAGTCATTAAAAAAGTAAGCGTTTTGGCGATAAATGATGAAGAAGCTCGGCAACTTTCTGGCGAATATAGTTTAAGAAAAGCTGCAAAAGCGATTTTAAAAATGGGTCCTCAATTTTTAATTATAAAAAAAGGAGAGCACGGCGCATTATTTTTCCATGAGGATGAAATCTTTTTCTCTCCAGCGCTTCCTTTAGAAGAGGTTTTTGACCCAACGGGAGCAGGCGATACTTTTGCTGGCGGTTTTGCAGCCTATTTGGCCAAAACAAAAGATTATAGTTTTGAGAATATGAAAAACGCAATCATCATTGGCTGTGCCTTAGCATCTTTTACGGTAGAAAAATTCGGTGTAGAAAAACTAGCTAGCGTAACCAAGGAAAACCTTGCAGAAAGAATTAAAAAATTTAAGAAACTTTCGCATTTCAACTTAAATGTAGAAAATTTTATATAATTATTAAGTATTAATGAAAGAAAAAGAATTATACCAAGATATGGGTGATGGGCATATTCCTGGGAATCATGAAACGCCATTAAGAGCAGATGCTTTTGATTTGAATGATGATGAGAAAATAGAAAAAATAGAAAAACATTTCTATGAAATCATGAATGTGCTGGGGATGGATATGGGAGATGATAGCCTGAAGGGGACACCACATCGTGTGGCAAAAATGTATGTGAAAGAAATCTTCGGCGGGTTAAACCCAGAGAGGTGCCCGAAAATGTCTACGTTTGAAAATAAATACAAATACAATCAAATGTTGGTAGAAAAAGACATTACCGTCTATTCTACCTGCGAGCATCATTTTTTGCCCATCGTAGGGAGAGCACACGTGGCGTATATGAGCAAAGGGCGAGTCATTGGTTTGTCAAAAATAAATAGAATTGTAAATTACTATGCACGCCGCCCCCAAGTGCA includes:
- a CDS encoding aromatic hydrocarbon degradation protein; this encodes MSKYISCFLLTLVTFTLTAQDISISPYSSLGYGDKIFNHGASTFGMGGVSTSYLSPYGNEANFSNPAANNNLFYTTFSFEGAANFSRFADKQNESSRSSTYLSKVHLAFPMGLKFRGGIGFQPYSSVGYKAGIYDLESNPQKVNLYKGDGGINSLNAFLSYNVNQNFAVGLRADYLFGKLKRNEVFSVQNTQLLTDYTYEDELKGFNLTAGLAFNKKVGENQRFFAGATYGLGNKLKSTQSYQLSTYQLISLGSAPINKDIIYEKSSNEDVKFPQQASLALSYGRDLKWLVGAQVDWEKTSELNFINQKHNSKDRLRLGLGGYYTPQFNSFRNYFQRVTYRFGGFYENMPFEINNQQINRYGITFGLGLPMGKSSDPSELNIGIELGQQGTKENNLIKESFANLRLGFNLSDTWFQKRKYD
- the folE gene encoding GTP cyclohydrolase I FolE, with translation MKEKELYQDMGDGHIPGNHETPLRADAFDLNDDEKIEKIEKHFYEIMNVLGMDMGDDSLKGTPHRVAKMYVKEIFGGLNPERCPKMSTFENKYKYNQMLVEKDITVYSTCEHHFLPIVGRAHVAYMSKGRVIGLSKINRIVNYYARRPQVQERLTMQVVHAMQEALGTDDVACVIDAKHLCVNSRGIKDIESSTVTAELGGAFRNNPTTRAEFLKYIGMGTRFNV
- a CDS encoding PfkB family carbohydrate kinase, giving the protein MSLVTVGSVAFDEIITPFGESGKILGGAGTFISLAASLLGVENVLVSVVGEDFPQKNLDFLVEKGIDISGIEIKEGEKTFFWKGQYHNDMNSRDTLVTELNSLGNFQPKVPANWRNPEVLMLGNLHPLVQESVLNQVEKPRLVVLDTMNFWMDSAWDDLLKVIKKVSVLAINDEEARQLSGEYSLRKAAKAILKMGPQFLIIKKGEHGALFFHEDEIFFSPALPLEEVFDPTGAGDTFAGGFAAYLAKTKDYSFENMKNAIIIGCALASFTVEKFGVEKLASVTKENLAERIKKFKKLSHFNLNVENFI
- the deoC gene encoding deoxyribose-phosphate aldolase; this translates as MKEYLDSTYLKTPEQSDLSVQETEQRVVDLVQEAIENRFKAVMIRPGYVKLAKKIVDKAQSRVKVGTVIGFHEGINTIKEKIQEAERAIDDGADELDFVLNFQQLKNGNLDFVKEEVKTGNDLVLNKGRVIKWIIETAALTDEQIAEASELIREVTLEYLPSKTDEVFVKSSTGFYTTKDGSPNGATPHAIEIMLKHAHPLPVKAAGGIRNVEEAKKLIRMGVKRLGTSSAKEIVDGNEVEGY